In Micromonospora ferruginea, the sequence AGATCGACGCAGCGATGGGTGGTTTCGCCGCGACGGCCCGCGACTCGGTGCTGGCCGGCGGCAAGCGGATGCGCTCCACGTTCGCCTACTGGGGCTGGCGGGGTGTGGTCGGCGGCGACGGGCCGCTGCCCGCGGTGCTGCCGGCCCTCGCCGCGCTGGAGCTGCTGCACACGTTCGCGCTGGTGCACGACGACGTCATGGACGCCTCCGACACCCGGCGCGGCCGACCCACCGCGCACCGCGCCGCCGCCGCGCGGCACCGGGCCGCCGGGCACGTCGGCGACCCCGACCGCTACGGCGAGGCGGTCGCCGTGCTCATCGGCGACCTCTGCATGGTCTGGGCCGACCGGCTGATGGCACACACCGCCGTGCCGGCCGACCGGCTGCTCGACGTGCGTCGCTGCTACGACCAGATGCGGGTGGAGACGGTCGCCGGGCAGTTCCTGGACGTGCTCGGCGAGAACGACGCGGCCAACTGGTCCGTCGACCGGGCGTTGCGGGTGGCCCGCTACAAGACCGCCAGCTACACCGTCCAGCGACCGCTGCTCTTCGGCGCCTGCCTGGGCGGCGTCGACCCGGACGGCCCGCTGATCGCCGCGTACACGCGCTACGGGCTGGCCGTCGGCGAGGCGTTCCAGCTCCGCGACGACCTGCTCGGCGTCTACGGCGACCCGGTGACCACCGGCAAGCCGGCCGGCGACGACCTGCGCACCGGCAAGCCGACTGCGCTGCTGATGCTGGCCCGGCAGCTCGCCGATCCGGCCCAGCGCCGCGCGCTGGAGCGGGCCGGCTCGGTCACCGGCGCGGGCGAGCTGGCCCGGCTGGCCGACCTGGTGCGGGAGACCGGAGCCACCGGCCAGGTGGAACGGATGATCGCCGAACGGGTGACCGAGGCGCTGACCGCGCTCGACACCGCACCGATCGACGAGACGGCGCGCACCGCGCTGACCGGCCTCGCCACCGCCGCGACCGCGCGACGGTCCTGATGAGCAACCTCGTGAACAAGGGAGCCGGAATGCGTACCGTCAACGGACGGACCGACCGGGTGGTCGTGGTCGGCGCCGGGCTGGGTGGGCTGGCCTGCGCGCTGCACCTGGCGGGCAGCGGCCGGCAGGTGACCGTGCTGGAACGCGAGCCGGTGCCGGGCGGGCGCGCCGGCCGGCTGAGCGTCGACGGGTACGAGTTCGACACCGGCCCGACCGTCCTCACCATGCCCGACCTGATCGCCGAGGCGCTCGGCGCGGTCGGCGAGGAGCTCACCGACTGGCTCGACCTGACGCCGCTCGACCCGGCCTACCGGGCCTACTACCCGGACGGGTCGACGCTCGACGTCATCACCGACACCACCCGGATGGCCGCCGAGATCGCCCGGGTCTGCGGTCCCCGCGAGGCGGACGGCTACCTGCGCTTCGTCGACTACGCCCGCAACCTGTGGAAGTGGGAGCGGGCCGACTTCATCGAGCGCAACCTGGACGCGCCGACCGACCTGCTCACCGGCAACCTGCTGAAGCTGTTCGCCAACGGCGCCTTCCGGCGACTCCAGACGAAGATCAACCAGTTCTTCCGCGATCCGCGTACCCAGCGGATCTTCTCCTTCCAGGCGATGTACGCGGGCCTGTCGCCGCACGACGCGCTCGCCATCTACACGGTCATCGCGTACCTCGACTCGGTGGCCGGCGTGAGCTTCCCGCGCGGCGGCATCCACGCGGTCTCCCGCGGCATGGCCGGCGCGGCGGAGAAGCACGGCGTGCAGATCCGCTACGGCACCACGGTGACCCGGGTGGAGACCGCGCACGGCCGCGCCACCGGGGTGGTCACCGCGGACGGCGAGTTCGTCCCCGCCGACGTGGTGGTGCTCAACCCCGACCTGCCGGTCGCCTACCAGGAGCTGCTCCCGGAGAGCCGGCAGCGCAAGCTGACCTACTCGCCGTCCTGCGTGGTGCTGCACGTCGGCTCGACGCAGGGCTATGGCAAGATCGCCCACCACAACATCCACTTCGGACGGGCCTGGAAGGGCACGTTCGACGAGGTGATCCGGCGAGGCGAGCTGATGACCGACCCGTCGCTGCTGGTGACGAACCCGAGCCGCACCGACCCGTCGGTGGCGCCGTCCGGTAAGCACACCTACTACGTGCTGGCCCCGGTGCCGAACCTCGACCGGGCGCCGTTCGACTGGTCCGGCGACCTCACCGAGCGCTACACCGACCAGCTCATGGGCACGCTTGAGGAGCGCGGCTACGTCGGTTTCCGCGACGGCGTCGAGGTGCTGCGCGCGATCACCCCGGCCGACTGGGCCGCGCAGGGCATGGCCGCCGGCACCCCGTTCGCGGCCGCGCACAGCCTCTTCCAGACCGGCCCGTTCCGCCCGTCGAACCTGCACCGGACGCTCGACAACGTGGTCTTCGTCGGCTCCGGCACCCAACCCGGCGTGGGCGTGCCGATGGTGCTGATCAGCGGCAAGCTGGCCGCCTCCCGGATCACCGGGGAAAGCTCGTGAGCGCGCGGGAGGACCACCTCGTCGAGCTGGTGGACGACGACGGCCGGGTGGTGGGCGAGACCACCGTGGCCACCGCCCACGAGCCGCCCGGCCGGCTGCACCGGGCCTTCTCGGTGCTGCTGGTCGACCCCGCCGGGCGGGTCCTGCTGCAACGGCGGGCCGCGGTGAAGACCCGGTTCCCGCTGCGCTGGGCCAACTCCTGCTGCGGGCACCCGCTGCCCGGCCAGTCGCTGGCCGAGGCCGCCAACCGCCGGCTCGCCGAGGAACTCGGCGTCGGCCCGGTCGACCTCACCGAGCTGGGGGTCTACCTCTACTACGCCGAGGACCCGGCCACCGGGCGGGTCGAGTTCGAGTACGACCACGTGCTGCGCGGCGACGTCCCGGCCGACCTGCCCACCCGGCCCGATCCGGACGAAGTGGCCGAGCTGCGCTGGGTCGACCCGGAGACGGTGTCGACCGACCTCGACGCCGACCCCCGCGCGTACGCCCCCTGGCTGGGTGGCGTGGTCAACCGGCTGCTGCATCCGGCCGAGCCGCCCCGGTCGGGCGCGCCGGCCGGACCGTTCCGGACCGGCGCGCCGGCCACCGAGGCACCGGAGCGGTCGGGTGGCCGATGAGGCACTGAGCGCGGGGGCCGTCGCGCGCCGACTGGGTGTGGCGGTCACCACGCTGCGAACCTGGCATCAGCGTTACGGTCTCGGCCCCAGCGAACACGTACCGGGCCACCACCGGCGCTACACGCCGACCGACCTCGCCCGCCTGGAGATCATGCGGCGGCTCACCGCGGAGGGGATCGCGCCCGCCGAGGCGGCCCGTTGGGCCCGGCAGGCTCCGGCCGTGCTGACGCCGGAGCGGCTCGGCCTGAAGGCCGGCGTGTCCACGGTCCGCGACGGCGGTGGCGCCACCATTCCGGTCGGCCGGGCCGGGCCGGTCGCGCGCGGCCTCGCCCGGGCCGCCATGCGCCTGGACTCGGTGACGATCGGGCGCACGATCGCCGACGCGCTGGCCGCCGACGGGGTGGTGACGACCTGGGAGGGGTTGCTCCGGCCGGTGCTCGCCGGCATCGGGGAACGGCACGCCGCCACCGCCGGCCTGATCGAGGTGGAGCACCTGATGTCCCGGTGCGTGTCCGAGGCGTTCGCCTCGGTGGCCCGGGCGCATCCCAGCGTCGGGTCGCCCCGGATCCTGCTCTCCTGTGCCGACGAGGAGCAGCACTCGCTGCCGCTGGAGGCGTTGGCCGCCGCGCTGGCCGAGGCCGGGGTGAGCTATCGCATGCTCGGCGCCCGGGTGCCGGTGGCCGCCCTCGTCGAGGCGGTCAACCGCACCGGGCCGGCGGCCGTGGTGCTCTGGTCGCACACCCGCGCCACCGCCGACCCGCAGCAGCTCGTCGCGCTGCTGGCCGCGCCGCGCCGGCCGCTGCTGGTGCTGGCCGCCGGGCCCGGTTGGCGGGCCGACTCGTTGCCGGCCGGGGTGGTCCGACCGGTCGACCTGGCCGAGGCGTTGTCGCTCGCCGTCGCCGTACGGGACTCGCTGGATCAGTCGACCGCGGGTTGAGGCCCCTCTCCCGCTCCGGGGGTGTCGTCCACTACGGTCGGAAAGTCCGTCTGACCCGACCCCCTCCGGGAGCGACAGATGCGTCCACGCACCGTGTTGGTGTTCGCCCTCGGGCTGGTGCTCCTCGTCACCGGCTGCGGCGGCCCGGGTAAGACCCCGGAGAAGGCTGCCGCCCAGCCGTCGGTCTCGGCCGCCCCGACGCCGTCCGCCAGCCCGAAACCGAAGCCGACCCACACCGCCCCACCACCGAAGCCGAAGCTGCGTCCGCTGCCCAAGAAGCTCCCGGCCGGGCTGCACCGGCGCAGCGGGAGCCCGGGGGTGGCGCTCACCTTCGACGACGGGCCGGATCCGCGCTACACCCCGCAGATCCTGGCCCAGCTCCGGGCCGCACACGTCACCGCGACGTTCTGCCTGGTCGGTAAGCAGGCCAAGCGCCATCCGGAACTGGTGGCGCAGATCGTCCGCGAGGGCCACCAGCTCTGCAACCACAGCTGGCGGCACGACGTGGACCTCGGCCGGCGCCCGCTCGCCGAGATCCGGGCCGACCTGGAACGGACGAACCGGGCCATCCACGCCGCCGCGCCGAACGCGCCGATCACCTGGTTCCGCCAGCCCGGCGGCCGGTGGACCGCCGAGGAACTCACCGTCGCCAAGCAACTGGGGCTGCGTCCGCTGCACTGGAGCGTGGACCCGCAGGACTGGGACCACCCGCCCGCCAAGAAGATCATCAAGCGGGTGGAGTCGGCCAGCCACCACGGGTCGGTCATCCTGATGCACGACGCAGGCGGCGACCGGACCCAGACGATGGCCGCCTGCCGCCGCCTGATCCCGGACCTGAAGCGACGGTACGGCATCATCCGGCTGCGCTGACCTGCGGTTTCACGCCGCGATGTGCTTGCTGCCATACCGGTTTGGCCGTCCGAGGAGGCATGGCATATGCTTCTCATGCCTCCGGCGGGGCCGGATGGGAGCAAGTCCGCTTGAAGTTGCGAGTGTGCAATGATGGCGGGGCCGCCCTCATCGTCTAGCGGCCCAGGACGTCGCCCTTTCAAGGCGGTAGCACGGGTTCGAATCCCGTTGGGGGCACGATCCGGCTCACGCCGGTTGCAACACCAGCCAGGTCCTGTGGAGCAGTTGGAGTGCTCGCCGCCCTGTCAAGGCGGAGGTCGCGGGTTCAAGTCCCGTCAGGACCGCAAGCGCTGACGCCGCGCACACACCATGCGCGGCGTTCTGCGTATCGGCCCGTGCGGTAGCATGTGCCGAACACCACGGCCAGGTAGCTCAGTTGGTACGAGCGTCCGACTGAAAATCGGAAGGTCGGCGGTTCGACCCCGCCCCTGGCCACATAGCCTTTCGCCGGGCTACAGAGATCCCCACCAGCCAACCGCCGGTGGGGATCTTGCTGTATCGGCCTCAGGAGCAGCAGGCGCCTTCCGCCGCCTTCTCCCGCTGCGGCGAGTCGGCCTTCACCGTGTAGACCTCCCACGGCTCGTCGCCCGGCCCGCGCACCCAGACCTTGTCCTGGAGCGCGTAGCAGCACTCGGTGTCGTTCTCCTCCAGCGTGATCAGGCCGGCGTCGGTGAGGCGCCCGGTGGCGGCGGTGACCTCGTCGGTGCTGGCCACCTCGACCCCGAGGTGGTCCATCACCGTGGGCCGGCCGGCCTCCCCTTCGAGGAGTACGAGCTTCAGCGGCGGGTTCTCCACCGCGAAGTTGGCGTAGCCGGGGCGGCGCTTGGCCGGTTCGACGCCGAACAGCTTGGCGTAGAAGGCCACGGAGCCTTCGAGGTCGGACACGCGCAGGGCGAGTTGGACGCGGGACATGTCGTCTCCTTGTCTAGATGCTTTTCGAAGCAGGACCCACGTTGCACCCTGTTTTGAAATCTGTCAACCTAGAGCGATGTCGAAACAAACGCTGCCGGTGGTGGACCTCCGCGCGGTGGCCTGCTGCCCACCGATCGCCGCCCGCCCGCTGGACGCGGACCAGGCCGTCGCGGTGGCGCCGATGTTCAAGGCCCTCGGCGACCCGGTCCGGCTGCGGATGATGTCGATGATCGCCTCGGTGCCGGAGATCTGCGTCTGCGACCTGACCCCGGCGTTCGACCTGTCCGGCCCGACCGTCTCCCACCACCTCAAGGTGCTGCGGGAGGCCGGCCTGGTCGACTCGGAGCGGCGCGGCACCTGGGTCTGGTACCGGGTCCGGCCCGAGGCGTTCCGCCGGCTCGGCGACCTGCTGACGATCGGCGACTCGTGACCCTCGCCCTGCCCCGGCGGGCCACCGCCGAGTTCACCGGCACCGCACTGCTCGTCGCCGCCGTGATCGGTTCCGGCGTCGCCGCCACCACGCTCTCCCCGACCGACGTCGGCCTCCAACTCCTGGAGAACGCGATCGCCACCGCGCTCGCGCTGGGCGCGCTGATCCTGATCTTCGGCCCGGTGTCCGGCGCCCACTTCAACCCGGTCGTCTCCGCCGTCGACTGGTGGCTCGGCCGCCGCGCCGGCACCGGGCTCGGCACGCGTGCGCTGGCCGCGTACGTCGTAGCCCAGATCACCGGCGCGGTCGCCGGCGCGGTCCTCGCCCACCTGATGTTCGACCTGCCGGCCGTCACCTGGTCACGCACCGGGCGCGGTGGCGGCCACCTGTGGTTGGCCGAGGTGGTCGCCACCGCCGGCCTGGTCGTCCTGGTCTTCGCCCTGGCCCGCTCCGGCCGCACCTCCGCCGCCCCGGCCGCCGTCGGCGCCTGGATCGGGGCCGCCTACTGGTTCACCTCGTCGACCTCGTTCGCCAACCCCGCCGTCACCGTCGGCCGGGCGTTCACCGACACGTTCGCCGGCATCGCCCCGACCTCGGTGCCCGGTTTCGTCGCCGCCCAACTCGTCGGCGGCCTGGTCGCCGTCGCCGCCCTCGCCGCCTGGTACCCGCGCGCCGCCGACACGGCCGACGACGTGGTCGTGCCGCACCTCACCCGGGAGACCGAAGCTCGATGAGCAAGCCCAGCGTCCTGTTCGTCTGCGTCCACAACGCCGGCCGCTCCCAGATGGCCGCCGCGTGGCTCCGCCACCTCGCCGGCGACCGAGTCGAGGTCCGCTCGGCCGGCAGCGAACCCGCCGAGAAGATCAACCCGGTCGCGGTGGCGGCCATGCGGGAGGTCGGCATCGACCTCACCGGCCAGGTGCCCGCGCGGCTCACCTGGGACGCGGCCGAGGCCAGCGACGTCATCGTCACCATGGGTTGCGGCGACGCCTGCCCGGTCTTCCCCGGAAAACGGTACGAGGACTGGCAGCTCACCGACCCCGCCGGCCAGCCCCTCGACGTGGTCCGACAGGTGCGCGACGAGATCCGACAGCACGTAGCAACCCTCCTCCCCACCCTGACCCCTACCCCCGCCCCTGACCCGCCCCCGCCCCCTCACTGGCGTCGATCATGAAGTTGGCGGCAGTTGAGAAGATCCACAAGGCAGTCAACTTCATGATCAACCGGGAGGGGCTGAGATCTTGGTGCGGGAGCGCCCTTCGGGGGGCCGTTTCCTTCCAAGATTTCGGCGGCGCGTCCGGTGCGCGGTGGTCACCGTCCCGGACGTTGTTGACGGTGCTGGCTCATGCCGCTCTGGATCGCCTCCCAGACGCTCCGGCCGGCCTGCCGCAGGGTCTGCCCGGCCTGCCCGGCCAACTGCGCCGCCCCGGAGGACTCCACGGTCCCGCCGGACCTGGCGTCGCCTCCCGAGCCCTCACCACCGCCAGAACCAGCGTCACGGTCCGAGGCGGAGTTACCTGACGCGGGGCCACCACCCACCCCGGGGCCGGCGCCCGAACCGACACCGCCACCGGAGCTGGGGCTGGGGCTGCTGCCCGAACCGGCACCACCGCCTACTCCCGAGCCGGCGCCACCCGCTGCCCCGGGGCCGTCTCCAGGACCGACACCACCGCCCGACCCGGGGCCAGCGCCTCCCGCCGCCCGAGG encodes:
- a CDS encoding polyprenyl synthetase family protein, which gives rise to MANDAVAGNALRVAPAQPGATDDPVNGVLAAFTKDLITGVDDTLAAFLAAEVDSLTEIDAAMGGFAATARDSVLAGGKRMRSTFAYWGWRGVVGGDGPLPAVLPALAALELLHTFALVHDDVMDASDTRRGRPTAHRAAAARHRAAGHVGDPDRYGEAVAVLIGDLCMVWADRLMAHTAVPADRLLDVRRCYDQMRVETVAGQFLDVLGENDAANWSVDRALRVARYKTASYTVQRPLLFGACLGGVDPDGPLIAAYTRYGLAVGEAFQLRDDLLGVYGDPVTTGKPAGDDLRTGKPTALLMLARQLADPAQRRALERAGSVTGAGELARLADLVRETGATGQVERMIAERVTEALTALDTAPIDETARTALTGLATAATARRS
- the crtI gene encoding phytoene desaturase family protein; its protein translation is MRTVNGRTDRVVVVGAGLGGLACALHLAGSGRQVTVLEREPVPGGRAGRLSVDGYEFDTGPTVLTMPDLIAEALGAVGEELTDWLDLTPLDPAYRAYYPDGSTLDVITDTTRMAAEIARVCGPREADGYLRFVDYARNLWKWERADFIERNLDAPTDLLTGNLLKLFANGAFRRLQTKINQFFRDPRTQRIFSFQAMYAGLSPHDALAIYTVIAYLDSVAGVSFPRGGIHAVSRGMAGAAEKHGVQIRYGTTVTRVETAHGRATGVVTADGEFVPADVVVLNPDLPVAYQELLPESRQRKLTYSPSCVVLHVGSTQGYGKIAHHNIHFGRAWKGTFDEVIRRGELMTDPSLLVTNPSRTDPSVAPSGKHTYYVLAPVPNLDRAPFDWSGDLTERYTDQLMGTLEERGYVGFRDGVEVLRAITPADWAAQGMAAGTPFAAAHSLFQTGPFRPSNLHRTLDNVVFVGSGTQPGVGVPMVLISGKLAASRITGESS
- the idi gene encoding isopentenyl-diphosphate Delta-isomerase, with amino-acid sequence MSAREDHLVELVDDDGRVVGETTVATAHEPPGRLHRAFSVLLVDPAGRVLLQRRAAVKTRFPLRWANSCCGHPLPGQSLAEAANRRLAEELGVGPVDLTELGVYLYYAEDPATGRVEFEYDHVLRGDVPADLPTRPDPDEVAELRWVDPETVSTDLDADPRAYAPWLGGVVNRLLHPAEPPRSGAPAGPFRTGAPATEAPERSGGR
- a CDS encoding MerR family transcriptional regulator, translated to MADEALSAGAVARRLGVAVTTLRTWHQRYGLGPSEHVPGHHRRYTPTDLARLEIMRRLTAEGIAPAEAARWARQAPAVLTPERLGLKAGVSTVRDGGGATIPVGRAGPVARGLARAAMRLDSVTIGRTIADALAADGVVTTWEGLLRPVLAGIGERHAATAGLIEVEHLMSRCVSEAFASVARAHPSVGSPRILLSCADEEQHSLPLEALAAALAEAGVSYRMLGARVPVAALVEAVNRTGPAAVVLWSHTRATADPQQLVALLAAPRRPLLVLAAGPGWRADSLPAGVVRPVDLAEALSLAVAVRDSLDQSTAG
- a CDS encoding polysaccharide deacetylase family protein codes for the protein MRPRTVLVFALGLVLLVTGCGGPGKTPEKAAAQPSVSAAPTPSASPKPKPTHTAPPPKPKLRPLPKKLPAGLHRRSGSPGVALTFDDGPDPRYTPQILAQLRAAHVTATFCLVGKQAKRHPELVAQIVREGHQLCNHSWRHDVDLGRRPLAEIRADLERTNRAIHAAAPNAPITWFRQPGGRWTAEELTVAKQLGLRPLHWSVDPQDWDHPPAKKIIKRVESASHHGSVILMHDAGGDRTQTMAACRRLIPDLKRRYGIIRLR
- a CDS encoding ArsI/CadI family heavy metal resistance metalloenzyme, which produces MSRVQLALRVSDLEGSVAFYAKLFGVEPAKRRPGYANFAVENPPLKLVLLEGEAGRPTVMDHLGVEVASTDEVTAATGRLTDAGLITLEENDTECCYALQDKVWVRGPGDEPWEVYTVKADSPQREKAAEGACCS
- a CDS encoding ArsR/SmtB family transcription factor, which produces MSKQTLPVVDLRAVACCPPIAARPLDADQAVAVAPMFKALGDPVRLRMMSMIASVPEICVCDLTPAFDLSGPTVSHHLKVLREAGLVDSERRGTWVWYRVRPEAFRRLGDLLTIGDS
- a CDS encoding aquaporin, which produces MTLALPRRATAEFTGTALLVAAVIGSGVAATTLSPTDVGLQLLENAIATALALGALILIFGPVSGAHFNPVVSAVDWWLGRRAGTGLGTRALAAYVVAQITGAVAGAVLAHLMFDLPAVTWSRTGRGGGHLWLAEVVATAGLVVLVFALARSGRTSAAPAAVGAWIGAAYWFTSSTSFANPAVTVGRAFTDTFAGIAPTSVPGFVAAQLVGGLVAVAALAAWYPRAADTADDVVVPHLTRETEAR
- a CDS encoding arsenate reductase ArsC; its protein translation is MSKPSVLFVCVHNAGRSQMAAAWLRHLAGDRVEVRSAGSEPAEKINPVAVAAMREVGIDLTGQVPARLTWDAAEASDVIVTMGCGDACPVFPGKRYEDWQLTDPAGQPLDVVRQVRDEIRQHVATLLPTLTPTPAPDPPPPPHWRRS